GGCGCGCCAGGCAGTGGCCGGTATGCGTGGAGATTTCGATGTCCGGCAACTCGATGTCGCCGACCTGGACTCGGTACGTGCGTTTGCGACGTCGTACACCGGCGACATCGATGTTCTGATCAACAACGCAGGAGTGATGGACATCCCGGCGGCGCGCACCGCGCAGGGCCTGGACGTACAGACCGCGACGAACTATTTCGGGCCGTTCGTGCTCACCAACCTACTGCTGCCCCGGCTGACCGACCGCGTGGTGACGGTCTCCAGCCAACTGCACCGATTCGGCAAGCTGGACCTCGACGACCTCGACTGGCGCACCCGCAAGTACAACGGGCTGGCCGTCTACGAGTCGTCCAAGCTCGCCGGTGTGCTGTTCTCGCTGGAATTGCAGCGCCGCTTGACCGCCTCGGGCAGCCATGTCCGCTCGGTCATCGCTCACCCTGGCGTCGCGCGGACCGGACTGGTCACGCACTCGCCGCTGGGATTCGTCAACCGGCTCCCGTTCCTGGTCCAGGACGTCGAACACGGAGCTCTGCCGCTCATGTACGCAGCCACGCAAGACGTCCCCGCCAACGCCTACGTCGGTCCGGACGGGTTGTTCAGCTTCACGGGCTACCCACTGATCCGCAAGCCCAGCCGGGCCGGCCTGGACCCGGCCGTCGCCAAGAGGCTCTGGCAGGCAACCGCCACTCTCACCGGAACCGGCGTCTGAAACCAGGCACGCTTCCCAGGTCCGACTCCGGGTGTAGCTCCTCTCAAGGTACGACCTCCTGGGCCTGAACACCACCACCTTCACCCCCGAAACCGCGGCGACCACGCCGTTCGCGCTGCGTACCGTCGCAGCCTCCGGCACCACGCCCGCAGGTCACCCCTATGTCTCCGCCGCTGACCTGGACCGGTACGCCGCTGCCGCCTCCGAACGGGCCGGAATC
The Streptacidiphilus albus JL83 genome window above contains:
- a CDS encoding SDR family NAD(P)-dependent oxidoreductase yields the protein MSKSFIRRHGSSSLDDVRNQGKKPLEDFTMAKWTADRLPSMTGVTVVITGAGGGIGLVTARELARVGAHVVLAVRNVDKARQAVAGMRGDFDVRQLDVADLDSVRAFATSYTGDIDVLINNAGVMDIPAARTAQGLDVQTATNYFGPFVLTNLLLPRLTDRVVTVSSQLHRFGKLDLDDLDWRTRKYNGLAVYESSKLAGVLFSLELQRRLTASGSHVRSVIAHPGVARTGLVTHSPLGFVNRLPFLVQDVEHGALPLMYAATQDVPANAYVGPDGLFSFTGYPLIRKPSRAGLDPAVAKRLWQATATLTGTGV